One Williamwhitmania sp. genomic window carries:
- a CDS encoding aminoacyl--tRNA ligase-related protein yields MAKELKELTNKEENYSQWYNDLVIKADLAENSAVRGCMVIKPYGYAIWEKMQQALDHMFKETGHVNAYFPLFIPKSFFSKEAQHVEGFAKECAVVTHYRLKASPDGKGVVVDPDAKLEEELIVRPTSETIIWNTYKNWITSYRDLPILCNQWANVVRWEMRTRLFLRTTEFLWQEGHTAHATQLEAIEETERMIDVYATFAEKWMSLPVIKGIKSESERFAGAVETYTIEALMQDGKALQSGTSHFLGQNFAKAFDVQFTSKEGKLEYVWASSWGVSTRLIGALIMAHSDNNGLVLPPKLAPIQVVIIPIYKNDQELDLISERVKEIMEQL; encoded by the coding sequence ATGGCTAAAGAACTTAAGGAACTTACCAACAAAGAGGAAAATTATTCTCAGTGGTATAACGATCTTGTTATCAAAGCAGATCTTGCTGAAAACAGTGCGGTTAGAGGTTGTATGGTTATAAAGCCCTATGGCTATGCCATTTGGGAGAAAATGCAGCAGGCACTCGACCATATGTTTAAGGAGACAGGACACGTCAATGCATATTTCCCGCTATTTATTCCAAAATCGTTCTTTAGCAAGGAAGCCCAGCACGTTGAAGGATTCGCCAAGGAGTGTGCCGTGGTAACCCATTACAGGTTAAAAGCCTCACCTGACGGTAAAGGGGTGGTGGTTGACCCTGATGCAAAGCTGGAGGAGGAGCTCATTGTGCGCCCAACCTCAGAAACCATTATCTGGAACACCTATAAGAACTGGATAACCTCCTATCGTGACCTCCCCATTCTATGTAACCAGTGGGCAAACGTTGTTCGTTGGGAAATGCGCACGCGTCTCTTTCTACGCACAACTGAATTCTTATGGCAAGAGGGGCATACTGCCCATGCTACCCAGCTGGAAGCAATTGAGGAAACAGAGAGAATGATTGACGTTTATGCCACCTTTGCTGAAAAATGGATGTCGCTTCCGGTGATTAAAGGTATTAAGTCGGAAAGCGAGCGCTTTGCCGGTGCAGTGGAAACCTATACCATAGAAGCGTTAATGCAGGATGGCAAGGCACTCCAGTCGGGTACGTCACACTTTCTTGGCCAAAATTTCGCCAAGGCTTTCGACGTGCAATTCACCAGCAAAGAGGGAAAGTTGGAGTACGTTTGGGCTAGCTCATGGGGGGTTTCAACCCGCCTGATTGGCGCCCTTATTATGGCTCACTCCGACAACAATGGTCTTGTGCTGCCGCCCAAATTGGCACCCATCCAGGTAGTAATCATACCCATTTATAAGAACGACCAAGAACTTGACCTCATAAGCGAGCGGGTGAAGGAAATTATGGAACAGCTAAA